The Arachis ipaensis cultivar K30076 chromosome B07, Araip1.1, whole genome shotgun sequence genomic interval NNNNNNNNNNNNNNNNNNNNNNNNNNNNNNNNNNNNNNNNNNNNNNNNNNNNNNNNNNNNNNNNNNNNNNNNNNNNNNNNNNNNNNNNNNNNNNNNNNNNNNNNNNNNNNNNNNNNNNNNNNNNNNNNNNNNNNNNNNNNNNNNNNNNNNNNNNNNNNNNNNNNNNNNNNNNNNNNNNNNNNNNNNNNNNNNNNNNNNNNNNNNNNNNNNNNNNNNNNNNNNNNNNNNNNNNNNNNNNNNNNNNNNNNNNNNNNNNNNNNNNNNNNNNNNNNNNNNNNNNNNNNNNNNNNNNNNNNNNNNNNNNNNNNNNNNNNNNNNNNNNNNNNNNNNNNNNNNNNNNNNNNNNNNNNNNNNNNNNNNNNNNNNNNNNNNNNNNNNNNNNNNNNNNNNNNNNNNNNNNNNNNNNNNNNNNNNNNNNNNNNNNNNNNNNNNNNNNNNNNNNNNNNNNNNNNNNNNNNNNNNNNNggtaaaaaataattaaaataccagtATGTGGATGCACTTGAAAGTTTTCTTAAGTTATAAACCTATTCTATGggtccattattattattattatgaagtGGTAGACAGCAAGAAAATCCTTGTATGTGAAGCATCCAAAGCAAGCATCCTCCATTTTATTCTATATATAAACCACACCTCTCATGCACCCTTCTTCATTGTTCATCATTCTAGCTCTCCAATCCCCATCTATAACATAGAGAACAATAATGGAGGATTccaacaacaagaacaagaaaATAAGCAGCAGTAGTAGTAAGAAGTTGTggttgaagaagcttgtgaagaagGAGTTATGGCAATTCACTAGATTATTCTCTTGTGCTTCCTTTAGAGGCTGGAAGCGCCTTGATATTCAAACCACCGTCGTCGACACCGTCGTCTTTAAGATCCTCTCTGCCGTGGAGGCCGTCGTGCTTGTctctaccctctgcttcttctaCCTTTGTTGTGGTTGTAACTTCTGAGTTTATTGTATTTGTATCATCATCATTCACTTTTTTGACCCCTACCTTAATTTGTGGAA includes:
- the LOC107608169 gene encoding uncharacterized protein LOC107608169; the protein is MEDSNNKNKKISSSSSKKLWLKKLVKKELWQFTRLFSCASFRGWKRLDIQTTVVDTVVFKILSAVEAVVLVSTLCFFYLCCGCNF